In Bradyrhizobium sp. 195, the sequence GCGCGAGCAGGGCGACGGTCGCAAGTATGGCAGTTGCATGAAACAGCAGCATCGCGCTGGCGGAGGCCAGCCGGCTCGCATCGCCGCCATGCGCCGAGGCGGCGGCCAGTGCGACGCCGGCGGCGCCCATCAAACCGGCAAGCCCGATCAGCAGGCGGTGCGCCGCCGTCACGAGGCCCGCTCCTCCAGCAGCTTCGCCATTGCGGCGCGCAAGCTCTCCATGCCGGTCGAACTGCGTGACGATGTCGCGAGCACGTTCGGGAACGCGGCCGGATGCTTGGCCAGCGCGGCCTCGCTCTCGGCGATACGCGATTGCAACTCGGAGGCCTTCACCTGGTCGGCCTTGGTCAGCACGATCTGGTAGCTGACCGCGGAGCGGTCGAGCGTCTTCAGGACTTCGAGATCGACGTCCTTGATGCCGTGCCGCGCGTCGATCAGGACGTAGACGCGCGCGAGTGAGGCACGTCCCAGCAGGAATTTGTGGATCAACTCGGTCCAGGACGCGACCTGGCTCTTGGGCGCCTTGGCATAGCCGTAACCGGGCATGTCGACGAGGCGCAGGTCGGTCTTCCCTGGGACCTCGAAGAAGATCAGTTCCTGGGTGCGGCCGGGCGTATGCGAGGTGCGCGCCAGCGCATTGCGGCCGGTGAGCGCGTTGATCAGGCTCGACTTGCCGACATTGGAGCGTCCGGCAAAGGCGACCTCCAGCCCCGCCATCGGCGGCAGCGTCTGGATCGAGGGCGAGGCCCAGATGAACTGCCAGTCGCGGGCAAACAGCTTTCGCCCAGCCTCGATCAGCTTCGCATCTTTGTCGTCGGTCATGCGAAGCTCATTTGTTTCCACACGTCGTTGCGAGCGAAGCGAAGCAATCCAGACTTTCTCCGCGGAAGCAGTCTGGATTGCTTCGTCGCTTCGCTTCTCGCAATGACGGGCGCTACGTCGCCTTCCTCGCGAACGTCGCCTTGAGATTGTCGAACAGCTCCACCTTCACGCCGTTGCGGCGCATGATGTAGCTCTGTTGCAGAACCGAGAGCGCGTTGTTCCAGGCCCAGTAGATCACGAGGCCCGCCGGGAAGCCCGCCAACATGAAGGTGAAGATCAGCGGCATCCAGTTGAAGATGATCTGCTGCGTCGGATCCGGCGGCGTCGGGTTCAGCTTCATCTGGAACCACATCGTGATGCCCATGATGATCGGCCAGATGCCGAGCGCGAGATAGTGGCCGAACACCGGAATCGTGGTCGGATCGAACGGGATCAGCCCGAACAGGTTGAACAGATTGGTCGGATCCGGCGCGGAGAGGTCCTTGATCCAGCCGTAGAACGGCGCGTGCCGCATCTCGATGGTGACGAACAGCACCTTGTAGAGCGAGAAGAACACCGGGATCTGGATCACCACGGGAAGACAGCCGGCGACCGGATTGATCTTCTCCTTGCGATAGATCTCCATCATCTCCTGCTGCTGCTTCACCTTGTCGTCGGGGTAGCGCTCCTTGAGCGCCTGAAGCTGCGGCTGGATCGACTTCATCTTCGCCATCGAGGCGTAGGACTTGTTCGCCAAGGGGAAGAACAGCAGCTTCACGATCACGGTCACGAGCAGGATCGAGATGCCGAAATTGCCGAAGAAGCGGAAGAAGAAGTCGAGGCCGAGGAACATCGGCTTGGTGATGAAGTAGAACCAGCCCCAGTCGATCAACAGATCGAAATGGTTGAGGCCGAGCTCCTTGTTGTAGCCGCCGTGACCTGCGAGCGGGAAATTGATGCCGACGACGCCGGCTTCCTTGGCGCCGGCGAACAGGCGCGCATTCGCGGTCGCGGAGCCGCCGATCGCGACGGTGACGGGATCGAGCAGGTAGTCGGTCTGATAGGTGTGGACGTTGCCGACCGGGTTGGACGAGAACCTCGCCTGCAGCCGCGCACCGGTGTCGGGCAGCAGTGCCGAGGCCCAGTACTTGTCGGTGATGCCGAGCCATCCGTTGGTGACGTTGTTGAAGTTCACCTGCTTGGATTCGTCGACCTTCTTGTAGGCGTATTCCTGCAAGCCTTGATCGCCGAGATAGCCGATCAGGCCCTCATGCAGAATGTAGTAGCCGGAGACCTGGGGCGCGCCGTGGCGCGAGATCAGCGCGAACGGATAGAGCGTGACAGGCGCATTGCCGACATTGCTCACCTCATCCTTGATGGTGAAGAGATAATGGTCGTCGACTGCAATGGTGCGGCGGAAGGTGAGGCCGTCGCCATTTTCCCATTTCAGCACCACCGGCGTCGTCGGCGTCA encodes:
- the yidC gene encoding membrane protein insertase YidC — its product is MTDNRNTILAVILSGLVLIAWQYFYNVPAMEKQRAQQQTQAELQKGTPQPTASATPGSAPQPGNAAQPATPGASQQAQPVVARDAAIAAGPRVKIDTPRIAGSISLKGGRIDDLALVQFRETVDPKSPPIILYSPSGTAEPYYAEFGWVAATGVTAKMPDTQTVWQQEGSGSLTPTTPVVLKWENGDGLTFRRTIAVDDHYLFTIKDEVSNVGNAPVTLYPFALISRHGAPQVSGYYILHEGLIGYLGDQGLQEYAYKKVDESKQVNFNNVTNGWLGITDKYWASALLPDTGARLQARFSSNPVGNVHTYQTDYLLDPVTVAIGGSATANARLFAGAKEAGVVGINFPLAGHGGYNKELGLNHFDLLIDWGWFYFITKPMFLGLDFFFRFFGNFGISILLVTVIVKLLFFPLANKSYASMAKMKSIQPQLQALKERYPDDKVKQQQEMMEIYRKEKINPVAGCLPVVIQIPVFFSLYKVLFVTIEMRHAPFYGWIKDLSAPDPTNLFNLFGLIPFDPTTIPVFGHYLALGIWPIIMGITMWFQMKLNPTPPDPTQQIIFNWMPLIFTFMLAGFPAGLVIYWAWNNALSVLQQSYIMRRNGVKVELFDNLKATFARKAT
- the yihA gene encoding ribosome biogenesis GTP-binding protein YihA/YsxC; this translates as MTDDKDAKLIEAGRKLFARDWQFIWASPSIQTLPPMAGLEVAFAGRSNVGKSSLINALTGRNALARTSHTPGRTQELIFFEVPGKTDLRLVDMPGYGYAKAPKSQVASWTELIHKFLLGRASLARVYVLIDARHGIKDVDLEVLKTLDRSAVSYQIVLTKADQVKASELQSRIAESEAALAKHPAAFPNVLATSSRSSTGMESLRAAMAKLLEERAS